From the genome of Neomonachus schauinslandi chromosome 5, ASM220157v2, whole genome shotgun sequence, one region includes:
- the PPARA gene encoding peroxisome proliferator-activated receptor alpha, which yields MVDTESPICPLSPLEADDLESPLSEEFLQEMGNIQEISQSIGEDSSGSFSFTEYQYLGSGPGSDGSVITDTLSPASSPSSVTYPVAPGSVDEPSSIALNIECRICGDKASGYHYGVHACEGCKGFFRRTIRLKLAYDKCDRSCKIQKKNRNKCQYCRFHKCLSVGMSHNAIRFGRMPRSEKAKLKAEILTCEHDPEDAETADLKSLAKRIYEAYLKNFNMNKVKARVILAGKASNNPPFVIHDMETLCMAEKTLVAKLVANGIQNKEAEVRIFHCCQCTSVETVTELTEFAKSIPGFANLDLNDQVTLLKYGVYEAIFAMLSSVMNKDGMLVAYGNGFITREFLKSLRKPFCDIMEPKFDFAMKFNALELDDSDISLFVAAIICCGDRPGLLNVGHIEKMQEGIVHVLKLHLQTNHPDNTFLFPKLLQKMADLRQLVTEHAQLVQVIKKTESDAALHPLLQEIYRDMY from the exons ATGGTAGACACAGAAAGCCCGatttgccccctctccccactcgagGCTGATGATCTGGAAAGCCCATTATCTGAAGAATTTCTACAAGAAATGGGAAACATCCAAGAGATTTCTCAATCCATTGGTGAGGACAGTTCTGGAAGCTTTAGTTTTACAGAATACCAGTATTTAGGAAGTGGCCCAGGATCTGATGGATCTGTTATTACAG ACACCCTCTCACCAGCTTCGAGCCCCTCATCGGTCACTTACCCGGTGGCTCCCGGTAGTGTTGATGAACCTTCCAGCATAGCCTTGAACATTGAATGTAGAATCTGTGGGGACAAAGCCTCAGGCTACCATTACGGAGTTCACGCGTGTGAAGGCTGCAAG GGTTTCTTCCGGAGAACCATCCGGCTGAAGTTGGCCTATGACAAATGTGACCGCAGCTGCAAGATTCAGAAAAAGAACCGGAATAAGTGCCAATACTGTCGTTTCCACAAGTGCCTTTCGGTCGGGATGTCCCATAACG CAATTCGCTTTGGACGCATGCCAAGAtctgaaaaagcaaaactgaaagcGGAAATTCTCACCTGTGAACATGACCCAGAAGATGCAGAAACGGCAGATCTGAAGTCCCTCGCCAAGAGAATTTACGAGGCCTACCTCAAGAACTTCAACATGAACAAGGTCAAGGCCCGGGTCATCCTCGCGGGGAAGGCCAGCAATAACCCG CCCTTTGTCATACACGACATGGAGACATTGTGTATGGCTGAGAAGACTCTGGTGGCCAAGTTGGTGGCCAACGGCATCCAGAACAAGGAGGCGGAAGTCCGCATCTTCCACTGCTGCCAGTGCACGTCCGTGGAGACCGTCACCGAGCTCACCGAGTTCGCCAAGTCCATCCCTGGCTTCGCCAACTTGGACTTGAATGATCAGGTCACTTTGCTGAAATACGGAGTTTATGAGGCCATATTTGCCATGCTGTCTTCTGTGATGAATAAAGACGGGATGCTGGTAGCATATGGAAATGGTTTTATAACTCGTGAATTCCTAAAGAGCCTAAGGAAACCGTTTTGTGATATCATGGAACCTAAGTTTGATTTTGCAATGAAGTTCAACGCGCTAGAGCTGGACGACAGTGATATCTCCCTTTTTGTGGCTGCTATAATTTGCTGTGGAG ATCGTCCCGGCCTTCTAAACGTGGGACACATTGAAAAAATGCAGGAGGGCATTGTGCACGTGCTCAAACTTCACTTGCAGACCAACCACCCAGACAACACCTTCCTCTTCCCAAAACTCCTTCAAAAAATGGCAGACCTCCGGCAGCTCGTCACAGAGCACGCGCAGCTCGTGCAGGTCATCAAAAAGACGGAGTCTGACGCCGCCCTGCACCCGCTGCTGCAAGAAATCTACAGGGACATGTACTGA